One region of Oryzias latipes chromosome 6, ASM223467v1 genomic DNA includes:
- the cep41 gene encoding centrosomal protein of 41 kDa isoform X2, translating to MLASQLKDMSLNRGVGNQEYMKKKIPKNAKYDYVKTKLDTGCSMTKYMERLEEIRKNYRYRKDEIFKRIKLTTLAQLVLQVASVADSNGSEIDDGSQDPEDSLFAGSDADLESHTDISPQASSPSGESNHSCHTARSTLLSVISGIGELNVDNNDHRVEDHLLPDAVCADRPYPDCPYLLLDVREREQYDLCHIISAHSFPIGMLSRTMNPYTKEVLEYKNAPGKIIIVYDEDERIASQAATAMCERGFENLFMLCGGLKVIAQKFPRGMTTGCIPASCLSPHNASSKGRKSSGLQQPADQRWTFTPEELAEIQDQLEEVLLPTNTNSGLSSRLSSGSGHSKGSSRVCSSTARGGNSRVQSSRPWK from the exons ATGTTAGCAAGTCAGTTAAAAGACATGTCTCTGAATCGCGGAGTCGGCAACCAAGAG TACATGAAAAAGAAGATTCCAAAAAATGCCAAGTATGACTACGTCAAAACAAAGCTGGACACAG GATGCAGCATGACAAAATACATGGAACGACTGgaggaaatcagaaaaa attatCGTTATCGAAAAGATGAAATCTTCAAAAGAATAAAACTCACAACACTTGCACAGCTG GTGCTACAGGTAGCCTCTGTAGCCGACTCCAATGGAAGTGAGATTGATGATGGGTCACAAGATCCTGAAG ACAGCCTGTTTGCAGGGTCTGATGCAGACCTAGAGAGTCACACTGACATCTCCCCTCAGGCCTCATCCCCATCAGGAGAATCCAATCATTCCTGCCACACTGCCAGGTCAACGCTTCTAAG TGTCATCAGCGGCATTGGTGAGCTGAACGTGGACAATAATGACCACAGAGTAGAAGACCACCTGCTGCCTgacgctgtgtgtgctgacaggCCCTACCCCGACTGCCCCTACCTGCTGCTGGACGTGCGGGAGCGCGAGCAGTACGACCTCTGTCACATCATCAGCG CCCACAGCTTCCCCATCGGCATGCTGTCGCGGACGATGAATCCCTACACCAAAGAAGTGCTGGAATAC aaaaatgctccagggaAGATCATCATTGTGTACGATGAAGATGAGAGGATAGCCAGCCAGGCTGCTACGGCCATGTGTGAGCGAGGGTTCGAAAACCTCTTCATGCTCTGTGGAG GTCTAAAGGTAATCGCACAAAAGTTTCCTAGAGGGATGACAACAGGCTGCATCCCAGCCTCATGCCTTTCACCCCATAATGCATCGTCGAAAGGGAGAAAAAGCTCGGGGCTGCAGCAGCCAGCAGACCAGAGGTGGACGTTTACACCAGAAGAGCTGGCAGAGATCCAGGATCAGCTGGAAGAGGTTCTACTTCCCACCAACACAAACA GTGGCCTGTCCAGCCGCCTGTCCTCTGGGAGTGGCCATTCCAAAGGCTCCAGTCGTGTCTGCTCCTCCACAGCCAGGGGGGGCAACTCCAGGGTTCAAAGCAGCAGGCCCTGGAAATAG
- the poc1b gene encoding POC1 centriolar protein homolog B isoform X8 — protein sequence MKQALIHALRKRPFRCSEDPALERHFKGHKNAVTCVHFNPNNKQLASGSADKTVMIWNLAPKGRALRFFGHQDAVTGVQFSPSGKRVASSSKDRTVRLWTPSMKGECAVFRAHTAAVRSVAFSADGLRLVTASDDKSVKVWSVDRQSFIYSLNQHTNWVRCARFSPDGRLIVSCGDDRTVRLWDTSTKHCLNCFSDCCGSSTFVDFNSNGTCIGSSGADSSLNIWDIRTNKLIQHYKVHSEGINSFSFHPSNNFLITGSSDHTVKVLDLLEGRLIYTLHGHKGAVTSVAFSQAGDLFASGGGDRQILLWRTNFDSNSYQDVLQKHGRRATPDPPPHLSDIYPRSPHLHHPQDSAVQIHPAVADTRSADPQVVELGQPTHNNTVPLHHFASERILTNQNFLAVDMKFVHKFTEPSKQLHQDTMMFPR from the exons atgaagcaagccttGATACATGCATTGAGGAAACGCCCCTTCCGCTGCTCA GAGGATCCCGCCCTGGAGAGGCACTTTAAGGGCCACAAAAACGCCGTCACCTGTGTCCACTTCAATCCCAACAACAAACAACTGG CATCAGGATCAGCAGATAAAACCGTGATGATCTGGAATCTGGCTCCTAAGGGGAGGGCTCTTCGTTTTTTTGGCCACCAGGATGCCGTCACAGGGGTGCAGTTCTCTCCATCCGGCAAGCGGGTGGCTTCTTCCTCCAAAGACAGGACCGTCCGATTGTGGACTCCTTCCAT GAAGGGGGAGTGTGCGGTGTTCCGAGCCCACACAGCTGCTGTGCGCAGTGTGGCTTTCTCTGCTGACGGCCTCAGACTGGTGACGGCGTCTGATGACAAGTCGGTGAAGGTGTGGAGTGTGGACCGGCAGAGCTTCATCTACTCCCTCAACCAGCACACCAACTGGGTTCGCTGTGCCAG aTTCTCCCCAGATGGAAGGCTCATAGTTTCCTGTGGAGACGACCGAACTGTCCGTCTTTGGGACACGTCCACTAAACACTGTCTGAACTGTTTCTCCGACTGCTGCGG ATCCTCAACATTTGTCGATTTTAACTCTAACGGCACCTGCATCGGATCTTCAGGAGCCGACAGCTCCCTCAATATCTGGGATATTCGGACCAACAAGCTCATTCAACATTATAAAG tCCACAGTGAAGGAAtcaacagcttttcttttcacCCATCAAACAACTTCCTAATCACTGGCTCCAGCGATCACACTGTGAAGGTCCTGGATCTGCTGGAGGGACGCCTCATCTATACCCTCCATGGACACAAG GGTGCTGTGACTTCGGTAGCCTTTTCTCAGGCTGGAGATCTCTTTGCATCTGGAGGAGGTGACCGTCAG ATCCTTCTATGGAGGACGAACTTTGACAGTAACTCTTATCAGGACGTCCTGCAGAAACACGGTCGGCGAGCCACCCCAGATCCGCCTCCCCACCTGTCAGACATCTATCCCAGGAGCCCCCACCTGCACCACCCTCAGGATTCTGCTGTCCAG ATCCATCCAGCAGTGGCCGACACACGCTCCGCTGACCCACAGGTTGTAGAGCTGGGTCAGCCCACTCACAACAACACG GTTCCACTTCATCATTTTGCTTCGGAGAGAATTCTGACAAACCAGAATTTTCTAGCAGTGGATATGAAGTTTGTTCACAAGTTTACTGAGCCAag CAAACAACTCCATCAAGACACAATGATGTTTCCCAG
- the poc1b gene encoding POC1 centriolar protein homolog B isoform X9 encodes MKQALIHALRKRPFRCSEDPALERHFKGHKNAVTCVHFNPNNKQLASGSADKTVMIWNLAPKGRALRFFGHQDAVTGVQFSPSGKRVASSSKDRTVRLWTPSMKGECAVFRAHTAAVRSVAFSADGLRLVTASDDKSVKVWSVDRQSFIYSLNQHTNWVRCARFSPDGRLIVSCGDDRTVRLWDTSTKHCLNCFSDCCGSSTFVDFNSNGTCIGSSGADSSLNIWDIRTNKLIQHYKVHSEGINSFSFHPSNNFLITGSSDHTVKVLDLLEGRLIYTLHGHKGAVTSVAFSQAGDLFASGGGDRQILLWRTNFDSNSYQDVLQKHGRRATPDPPPHLSDIYPRSPHLHHPQDSAVQIHPAVADTRSADPQVVELGQPTHNNTQTTPSRHNDVSQTANGKCAPGPQEASRVRPLIS; translated from the exons atgaagcaagccttGATACATGCATTGAGGAAACGCCCCTTCCGCTGCTCA GAGGATCCCGCCCTGGAGAGGCACTTTAAGGGCCACAAAAACGCCGTCACCTGTGTCCACTTCAATCCCAACAACAAACAACTGG CATCAGGATCAGCAGATAAAACCGTGATGATCTGGAATCTGGCTCCTAAGGGGAGGGCTCTTCGTTTTTTTGGCCACCAGGATGCCGTCACAGGGGTGCAGTTCTCTCCATCCGGCAAGCGGGTGGCTTCTTCCTCCAAAGACAGGACCGTCCGATTGTGGACTCCTTCCAT GAAGGGGGAGTGTGCGGTGTTCCGAGCCCACACAGCTGCTGTGCGCAGTGTGGCTTTCTCTGCTGACGGCCTCAGACTGGTGACGGCGTCTGATGACAAGTCGGTGAAGGTGTGGAGTGTGGACCGGCAGAGCTTCATCTACTCCCTCAACCAGCACACCAACTGGGTTCGCTGTGCCAG aTTCTCCCCAGATGGAAGGCTCATAGTTTCCTGTGGAGACGACCGAACTGTCCGTCTTTGGGACACGTCCACTAAACACTGTCTGAACTGTTTCTCCGACTGCTGCGG ATCCTCAACATTTGTCGATTTTAACTCTAACGGCACCTGCATCGGATCTTCAGGAGCCGACAGCTCCCTCAATATCTGGGATATTCGGACCAACAAGCTCATTCAACATTATAAAG tCCACAGTGAAGGAAtcaacagcttttcttttcacCCATCAAACAACTTCCTAATCACTGGCTCCAGCGATCACACTGTGAAGGTCCTGGATCTGCTGGAGGGACGCCTCATCTATACCCTCCATGGACACAAG GGTGCTGTGACTTCGGTAGCCTTTTCTCAGGCTGGAGATCTCTTTGCATCTGGAGGAGGTGACCGTCAG ATCCTTCTATGGAGGACGAACTTTGACAGTAACTCTTATCAGGACGTCCTGCAGAAACACGGTCGGCGAGCCACCCCAGATCCGCCTCCCCACCTGTCAGACATCTATCCCAGGAGCCCCCACCTGCACCACCCTCAGGATTCTGCTGTCCAG ATCCATCCAGCAGTGGCCGACACACGCTCCGCTGACCCACAGGTTGTAGAGCTGGGTCAGCCCACTCACAACAACACG CAAACAACTCCATCAAGACACAATGATGTTTCCCAG ACTGCAAACGGGAAGTGTGCACCAGGTCCTCAAGAGGCGTCCAGGGTGCGTCCACTTATCTCTTGA
- the cep41 gene encoding centrosomal protein of 41 kDa isoform X1 — translation MLASQLKDMSLNRGVGNQEYMKKKIPKNAKYDYVKTKLDTGCSMTKYMERLEEIRKRADGKAYYRYRKDEIFKRIKLTTLAQLVLQVASVADSNGSEIDDGSQDPEDSLFAGSDADLESHTDISPQASSPSGESNHSCHTARSTLLSVISGIGELNVDNNDHRVEDHLLPDAVCADRPYPDCPYLLLDVREREQYDLCHIISAHSFPIGMLSRTMNPYTKEVLEYKNAPGKIIIVYDEDERIASQAATAMCERGFENLFMLCGGLKVIAQKFPRGMTTGCIPASCLSPHNASSKGRKSSGLQQPADQRWTFTPEELAEIQDQLEEVLLPTNTNSGLSSRLSSGSGHSKGSSRVCSSTARGGNSRVQSSRPWK, via the exons ATGTTAGCAAGTCAGTTAAAAGACATGTCTCTGAATCGCGGAGTCGGCAACCAAGAG TACATGAAAAAGAAGATTCCAAAAAATGCCAAGTATGACTACGTCAAAACAAAGCTGGACACAG GATGCAGCATGACAAAATACATGGAACGACTGgaggaaatcagaaaaa gagcagatggaaaagctT attatCGTTATCGAAAAGATGAAATCTTCAAAAGAATAAAACTCACAACACTTGCACAGCTG GTGCTACAGGTAGCCTCTGTAGCCGACTCCAATGGAAGTGAGATTGATGATGGGTCACAAGATCCTGAAG ACAGCCTGTTTGCAGGGTCTGATGCAGACCTAGAGAGTCACACTGACATCTCCCCTCAGGCCTCATCCCCATCAGGAGAATCCAATCATTCCTGCCACACTGCCAGGTCAACGCTTCTAAG TGTCATCAGCGGCATTGGTGAGCTGAACGTGGACAATAATGACCACAGAGTAGAAGACCACCTGCTGCCTgacgctgtgtgtgctgacaggCCCTACCCCGACTGCCCCTACCTGCTGCTGGACGTGCGGGAGCGCGAGCAGTACGACCTCTGTCACATCATCAGCG CCCACAGCTTCCCCATCGGCATGCTGTCGCGGACGATGAATCCCTACACCAAAGAAGTGCTGGAATAC aaaaatgctccagggaAGATCATCATTGTGTACGATGAAGATGAGAGGATAGCCAGCCAGGCTGCTACGGCCATGTGTGAGCGAGGGTTCGAAAACCTCTTCATGCTCTGTGGAG GTCTAAAGGTAATCGCACAAAAGTTTCCTAGAGGGATGACAACAGGCTGCATCCCAGCCTCATGCCTTTCACCCCATAATGCATCGTCGAAAGGGAGAAAAAGCTCGGGGCTGCAGCAGCCAGCAGACCAGAGGTGGACGTTTACACCAGAAGAGCTGGCAGAGATCCAGGATCAGCTGGAAGAGGTTCTACTTCCCACCAACACAAACA GTGGCCTGTCCAGCCGCCTGTCCTCTGGGAGTGGCCATTCCAAAGGCTCCAGTCGTGTCTGCTCCTCCACAGCCAGGGGGGGCAACTCCAGGGTTCAAAGCAGCAGGCCCTGGAAATAG